One window from the genome of Dyadobacter sp. CECT 9275 encodes:
- a CDS encoding PhzF family phenazine biosynthesis protein, with protein sequence MKLPLYQVDAFTNQIFAGNPAAIVPLNEWISDELMVNIAAENNLAETAFYVPSENGFDIRWFTPSVEVDLCGHATLATAFVIFNIQGYEGDLIRFNSRSGELTVTRNEDWLTLNFPVDSYHIAVPPPALVEGLKSGTVQEVYKGKTDYMVVLDSEAEVRDLEMDIIILSTIPARGIIVTAPGEDVDFVSRFFAPQSGIDEDPVTGSAHTTLIPYWAEKLSKTTLTAKQLSKRGGFLQCELVNDRVNIGGQGRLYLQGELEI encoded by the coding sequence ATGAAACTACCGTTATACCAAGTCGATGCTTTTACAAATCAAATTTTTGCGGGAAACCCAGCTGCCATCGTTCCGCTCAATGAATGGATCTCCGATGAACTAATGGTGAACATCGCTGCAGAGAATAACCTGGCGGAAACAGCTTTTTACGTTCCCTCGGAAAACGGCTTTGATATCCGCTGGTTTACCCCCTCTGTGGAAGTGGATTTATGCGGACACGCAACACTGGCAACCGCGTTTGTGATATTTAATATACAAGGTTATGAGGGAGATCTCATCCGGTTCAATTCCAGAAGCGGAGAACTGACGGTGACAAGAAATGAAGACTGGCTCACCCTCAACTTCCCCGTTGATTCCTACCATATTGCAGTTCCGCCACCAGCACTGGTGGAAGGACTCAAATCAGGTACTGTTCAGGAAGTCTATAAAGGAAAAACCGATTATATGGTAGTACTTGACTCCGAAGCCGAGGTCCGTGACCTGGAAATGGATATTATTATCTTATCAACCATTCCGGCACGGGGTATCATCGTCACGGCGCCCGGCGAAGACGTGGATTTCGTATCGCGGTTTTTTGCCCCCCAGTCGGGTATTGATGAAGATCCCGTGACAGGTTCGGCACATACAACACTAATACCCTATTGGGCAGAAAAACTCTCAAAGACGACACTTACAGCGAAACAATTATCCAAAAGAGGTGGATTCCTGCAATGCGAGCTGGTTAATGACCGTGTGAATATCGGAGGCCAGGGAAGGTTATACCTACAGGGAGAACTGGAAATCTGA
- a CDS encoding OmpA family protein translates to MINKITAKYLLTICFLIGLQYLCNAQKQWTYDFNNGFSPIEKNGPQLKKLGQPGQLVREKIPGNEEVSRTVYQFEANSGLQFNNSEAGGFLNKSFTVEIYFKMTMLDSWKRVLDFKNRKSDYGSYIYDGKLNFYDYAMSEKAPVKANHYVHYVYSRDFDTKMIKMYINGQSKVEFKDPGTEGMLDADQVLNFFQDDLVANHESSAGSVALIRVYDRVMTPVFIRRSYFSIIKSPQPEEEPITEEQPAEPAKTEPAPPAPSRMLASVSGKVYDGRNLRPVNDADILVRKLNDNAVVAQTKTVNGAYFLELQPYERYRISAVANGFQTKSIAVKTTSRHEEIKSLISLAPETYVRPLATLLFLQSDENLDEAAKSTLDSMAGYFLQNPSLKIVIKGHTDNVGDFEKNLKLSNLRVNSARNYLIGKGIAAERIKGNGYGSSRPETANQSETKRKYNRRVEIWAEPEKR, encoded by the coding sequence ATGATTAACAAGATAACTGCAAAATACTTACTTACGATTTGTTTCCTCATCGGTCTGCAATACCTCTGTAATGCGCAAAAGCAATGGACCTATGATTTCAATAATGGATTTTCTCCTATAGAAAAAAACGGCCCGCAACTTAAAAAGCTGGGCCAGCCCGGACAACTGGTCAGAGAAAAAATACCTGGTAACGAAGAGGTCAGCAGGACGGTCTACCAGTTTGAAGCCAACAGTGGCCTTCAGTTCAATAATTCTGAGGCAGGCGGGTTTCTGAATAAATCCTTTACTGTGGAAATTTACTTCAAAATGACTATGCTTGACAGTTGGAAACGGGTGCTTGATTTCAAAAACAGAAAAAGCGATTATGGCAGTTACATTTATGACGGCAAACTGAACTTTTACGACTATGCCATGAGCGAAAAGGCACCGGTAAAAGCCAATCACTACGTCCACTACGTTTACTCCCGTGACTTCGACACCAAAATGATAAAGATGTATATCAACGGGCAGTCGAAGGTAGAATTCAAAGACCCAGGCACTGAAGGCATGCTGGATGCCGACCAGGTACTTAACTTTTTTCAGGACGACCTGGTCGCCAACCATGAATCCAGTGCTGGCTCCGTGGCTCTCATCAGGGTCTACGACCGGGTGATGACTCCGGTTTTTATCCGCAGAAGTTATTTTAGCATCATCAAATCACCTCAGCCGGAAGAGGAGCCCATTACTGAAGAACAGCCCGCTGAACCGGCCAAAACAGAACCGGCTCCCCCTGCCCCTTCACGGATGCTGGCCAGCGTGAGCGGAAAAGTATATGATGGCAGAAATCTGAGACCGGTTAATGACGCTGACATTTTGGTTAGGAAGTTGAATGATAATGCGGTGGTGGCTCAGACAAAAACAGTTAATGGGGCTTATTTTCTTGAACTTCAGCCTTACGAGCGGTACAGAATATCCGCCGTTGCTAACGGCTTTCAAACCAAAAGTATTGCCGTAAAAACCACCAGCAGGCATGAAGAAATCAAATCACTGATCAGCCTGGCTCCTGAAACCTATGTACGCCCGCTTGCAACTCTGTTGTTCCTCCAGAGTGATGAAAATCTGGATGAAGCCGCAAAAAGTACGCTGGATTCTATGGCCGGATACTTTCTGCAGAATCCATCCTTAAAAATCGTGATTAAAGGGCATACCGACAACGTTGGTGATTTTGAAAAAAATCTTAAACTATCCAATCTCAGGGTCAATTCGGCCAGAAACTACCTGATCGGGAAAGGAATTGCCGCTGAAAGAATAAAAGGAAACGGATATGGCTCTTCCCGGCCAGAAACCGCAAATCAATCTGAAACGAAAAGAAAATACAACAGAAGGGTAGAGATATGGGCAGAGCCGGAAAAAAGATAA
- a CDS encoding DMT family transporter — translation MKNFSIGILFSILWASASVATKFGVQSAPPLILANIRFFIAGILLLGITYGFVRNETVRLPGRKELLQLSLFGFLNTTLYLGLYVYAMKYTAAGIGSLAVSTNPLIIVLLSSWWLKRPTLPTDWLAILLGMTGIGIATYPLLQGSITRPEGIAVLLLSMVSVSAASVYYSTVKWELSNLLINGWQVLLGGVFLLPFTLSLADFNETSWDFQFWVSVLWLSLAVSIIGLICWFYLLRIDTVKASLWLFLCPLFGFIFAWWLMDEPVTLFTLCGTVLVIGGLYTGQRAKLKR, via the coding sequence GTGAAGAATTTCAGTATCGGTATTTTATTTTCAATTCTCTGGGCCTCGGCTTCCGTGGCTACCAAATTTGGTGTTCAATCGGCTCCTCCTCTAATTCTGGCCAATATCCGGTTTTTTATAGCGGGAATTTTACTGCTGGGGATTACCTATGGATTCGTACGTAACGAGACGGTCCGTTTGCCAGGCAGAAAAGAATTGCTCCAGCTCTCTCTTTTTGGTTTTCTTAATACAACGCTGTACCTGGGCTTGTACGTGTATGCCATGAAATATACAGCTGCCGGGATAGGAAGCCTGGCTGTTTCTACCAACCCGCTCATTATTGTATTGCTGTCGTCGTGGTGGTTGAAAAGGCCCACTTTGCCGACCGATTGGCTGGCTATTTTACTGGGGATGACGGGTATTGGAATTGCAACCTATCCACTGCTGCAGGGAAGTATCACACGTCCGGAGGGAATCGCTGTTTTGCTTTTGAGTATGGTTTCTGTTTCTGCAGCCAGCGTTTATTACAGTACCGTAAAATGGGAGTTATCCAATCTGCTGATCAACGGGTGGCAGGTATTGCTTGGCGGGGTTTTTCTGCTTCCCTTTACGCTTAGCCTGGCAGATTTTAATGAAACCAGCTGGGATTTTCAATTTTGGGTTTCGGTTTTGTGGCTGAGCCTTGCTGTTTCGATCATCGGGCTGATCTGCTGGTTTTACCTCCTTAGGATTGATACCGTAAAAGCGTCATTGTGGCTTTTTCTGTGCCCATTGTTCGGGTTCATCTTTGCCTGGTGGCTGATGGATGAGCCCGTTACCCTGTTTACATTGTGCGGAACGGTACTAGTCATTGGAGGACTTTATACCGGCCAGCGGGCAAAACTGAAACGTTAG
- the pyrR gene encoding bifunctional pyr operon transcriptional regulator/uracil phosphoribosyltransferase PyrR encodes MPQKRLLLSSPLLEIMTSRLCQQLIENHQDFENSVVMGLQPRGIYFAERIVAELRVKTGKAILLGHLDATFYRDDFRRRDSPLLPNKTNVPFLIEGKRVILIDDVLASGRMVRAALDAMTAFGRPKMIELLVLIDRRYNRELPIEPDYVGMKVSTLESQRVQVEWKEQGFEADHIWMVD; translated from the coding sequence ATGCCCCAAAAACGATTATTACTAAGTAGCCCTTTGCTGGAAATCATGACGAGCCGTCTTTGCCAGCAACTTATTGAGAACCATCAGGATTTCGAAAATTCTGTTGTAATGGGCCTGCAGCCCCGTGGAATTTATTTTGCCGAACGCATCGTTGCCGAACTGAGAGTAAAGACCGGGAAGGCAATTTTACTGGGGCATCTGGACGCTACCTTCTACCGCGATGATTTCCGCCGGAGAGATTCCCCTCTGCTCCCTAACAAAACCAACGTTCCTTTTCTTATTGAAGGCAAGAGAGTAATTTTAATTGATGATGTACTGGCCAGCGGACGTATGGTCAGAGCTGCGCTGGACGCCATGACTGCCTTTGGAAGGCCCAAAATGATTGAACTGCTGGTACTGATCGACAGGCGTTACAACCGAGAATTACCAATTGAACCCGACTACGTAGGCATGAAAGTAAGTACCCTTGAAAGCCAGAGAGTGCAGGTGGAATGGAAAGAGCAGGGCTTTGAAGCCGACCACATCTGGATGGTAGATTAG
- the argS gene encoding arginine--tRNA ligase produces the protein MTIEAILKEDIRKAILKHFENTVDEVVLQPTKKEFEGFYTFVTFPLTKTIRKAPAEIGQIIGKDLEEFSSVVSQCNVVQGFLNISLKDSVWLSLFTDIASDTAFGTFPSNGESVMVEFSSPNTNKPLHLGHLRNDFLGDSLSRILTANGYDVVKTCLVNDRGIHICKSMLAYQELGNGETPESSGLKGDHLAGKYYVKFDVEYKKQINELLLNGLSPEEAAKKAPWMLEAQKLLLLWEQGDPETVALWQQMNSWVYAGFDQTYNKIGVSFDKTYYESNTYLSGKDIIEEGLQKNIFFKKPDNSVWIDLTEEGLDEKLVLRGDGTSVYITQDLGTTELKYSDFHNNRYLWVVGNEQDYHFKVLFAILKRLGRPYAAECHHISYGMVDLPSGKMKSREGTVVDADDLVDQMIQTATNRTQELGKIDDFESDEALKLYNQLALGALKYFLLKVDPKKRMLFNPEESIDFQGHTGPFIQYTYARIRSIARKAELSQIKASIPGNSYQMHPAERELIYFLLQYPQKIQAAADEFAPSIISLYAFELAKVYNQFYAEVSIFADPNPEAVSFRIELSRVVAETIYKALGLLGIEVPERM, from the coding sequence ATGACGATTGAAGCCATATTAAAAGAAGACATTCGAAAAGCAATCCTAAAACATTTCGAAAATACGGTTGATGAAGTCGTATTACAACCTACAAAAAAAGAATTTGAGGGGTTTTACACATTCGTAACGTTTCCTCTGACCAAAACAATACGAAAGGCACCAGCGGAAATCGGACAGATCATCGGGAAGGACCTGGAGGAATTTTCCTCCGTTGTTTCACAATGCAATGTGGTACAAGGCTTTCTCAATATAAGCCTTAAGGATAGTGTCTGGCTTTCGCTTTTCACAGACATAGCATCGGATACCGCATTTGGCACTTTCCCTTCCAATGGCGAATCTGTGATGGTGGAATTTTCATCCCCCAACACCAACAAACCGCTGCATCTGGGGCACCTTCGTAACGATTTCCTGGGCGATTCTCTTTCCAGAATACTGACAGCCAACGGTTACGATGTCGTAAAAACATGCCTGGTTAATGACAGAGGCATTCATATATGTAAATCCATGCTGGCCTATCAGGAACTGGGCAATGGAGAAACACCGGAAAGTTCAGGCCTGAAGGGGGACCACCTGGCGGGTAAATACTATGTCAAATTTGATGTAGAATACAAAAAACAGATCAATGAACTTCTTCTTAATGGCCTCAGCCCGGAGGAAGCTGCAAAAAAAGCACCCTGGATGCTGGAAGCGCAAAAGTTGCTCCTGCTTTGGGAGCAGGGAGACCCTGAAACGGTGGCACTCTGGCAACAAATGAATAGCTGGGTATATGCCGGCTTTGACCAAACTTACAATAAAATAGGGGTTTCTTTTGACAAAACTTACTATGAATCAAACACTTACCTTTCAGGAAAAGATATCATAGAAGAGGGCTTGCAAAAAAATATCTTTTTCAAAAAGCCTGACAATTCTGTCTGGATCGATCTGACAGAAGAAGGACTGGACGAAAAACTGGTACTGCGGGGAGACGGGACCTCCGTTTATATCACCCAGGATCTGGGCACGACGGAACTGAAATACAGCGACTTCCACAACAACCGTTATTTATGGGTGGTGGGTAATGAGCAGGATTATCACTTCAAGGTTCTGTTTGCGATCCTGAAACGCCTGGGAAGGCCTTATGCTGCGGAGTGCCACCACATCAGCTACGGAATGGTGGATCTCCCTTCGGGCAAGATGAAAAGCCGCGAAGGAACCGTTGTAGATGCCGACGACCTGGTGGATCAAATGATCCAGACAGCAACAAACCGCACCCAGGAATTAGGAAAAATAGATGATTTTGAAAGTGACGAGGCCTTAAAACTCTATAATCAGCTCGCGCTGGGCGCTCTGAAATACTTCCTTCTTAAAGTTGACCCCAAGAAACGGATGCTTTTCAATCCCGAAGAATCCATTGATTTCCAAGGACATACCGGCCCGTTTATTCAATACACCTATGCAAGAATAAGATCCATTGCCCGAAAGGCTGAATTATCACAGATCAAAGCATCCATTCCGGGCAACTCCTATCAAATGCATCCTGCGGAGCGGGAACTGATTTACTTTTTGTTGCAATACCCGCAGAAGATTCAGGCTGCTGCAGATGAGTTTGCACCTTCCATCATTTCACTTTATGCTTTTGAACTTGCCAAGGTATATAACCAGTTTTATGCCGAAGTATCCATTTTTGCAGATCCCAACCCCGAAGCGGTTAGTTTTCGGATCGAATTATCCAGGGTTGTTGCGGAAACAATTTACAAGGCTTTAGGGTTATTAGGCATAGAAGTTCCTGAACGGATGTGA
- the pth gene encoding aminoacyl-tRNA hydrolase yields MKYLIAGLGNIGPEYAFTRHNIGFMVLDRLAAQNDFKFSFEKLAFVAEWKYKGRQIYFIKPTTYMNLSGKAIRYYMDQFKIPKENLLVVVDELQLPYGTVRIKPKGSHGGHNGLKNIEELLASSEYPRLRFGIGNNFPRGRQVDYVLKPFSGEEMAELPIFLDQAVDMVVSFCTLGIQMTMNNYNQ; encoded by the coding sequence ATGAAGTATCTTATTGCTGGATTGGGAAATATCGGTCCGGAGTATGCATTCACAAGGCACAATATTGGTTTTATGGTGCTGGACCGGCTTGCGGCACAAAACGATTTTAAGTTTTCATTTGAAAAACTGGCTTTCGTCGCGGAATGGAAATACAAGGGGCGGCAGATTTATTTTATCAAGCCAACCACCTACATGAATCTGAGCGGTAAGGCAATCCGCTATTATATGGATCAGTTCAAGATACCAAAGGAAAATCTGCTGGTAGTGGTGGACGAGCTTCAGTTGCCTTACGGTACGGTGAGAATAAAACCAAAGGGAAGCCATGGAGGGCACAACGGATTGAAGAATATTGAGGAATTATTGGCTTCTTCGGAGTATCCCAGGCTTAGGTTCGGAATTGGCAACAATTTTCCGAGGGGAAGGCAGGTAGATTATGTTTTAAAGCCCTTTTCCGGTGAAGAGATGGCTGAACTCCCCATATTTTTGGATCAGGCCGTTGATATGGTTGTATCGTTTTGTACTTTGGGGATACAGATGACAATGAACAATTATAACCAATGA